One Candidatus Margulisiibacteriota bacterium genomic window carries:
- the ybeY gene encoding rRNA maturation RNase YbeY: MKLVSLVKKIIKEKGVKGTIDISVVDDQAIRALNKKFRKKDKPTDVLSFQIDSAGFLGDVIISEETARRNAKRYGVSYGTEFKRLVIHGVLHILGYDHGREMRDAEAFYTKF; the protein is encoded by the coding sequence ATGAAGCTTGTTTCCCTGGTTAAAAAGATAATAAAGGAAAAAGGAGTTAAAGGGACGATCGATATTTCGGTGGTCGATGACCAGGCGATCCGGGCCTTAAATAAAAAATTCAGGAAAAAAGATAAGCCGACTGACGTTTTGTCTTTTCAAATTGATAGCGCCGGCTTTTTGGGAGATGTTATAATTTCGGAAGAAACGGCCAGGCGGAATGCCAAAAGATATGGGGTCAGTTACGGAACGGAATTTAAGCGATTGGTCATTCACGGGGTCTTGCACATTTTGGGTTATGACCATGGAAGGGAAATGAGAGATGCCGAAGCGTTTTATACGAAGTTTTAA
- the wecB gene encoding UDP-N-acetylglucosamine 2-epimerase (non-hydrolyzing) — protein sequence MFVFGTRPEAIKMAPVVNECRKYPEFLETLVVVTGQHRQMLDQVLRIFKIEPDYDLGIMEANQTLTSIVTKTLAGVEEIILNERPDILLVQGDTSTAFAAGLSAFYYKITLGHIEAGLRTFDKWQPYPEEINRKLLTSLADLHFPPTKTALDHLLAEKVNREAICLTGNTVIDALFEVAGREYDLARTGIKLTPGKKLVLVTTHRRENWGVPLRGICSAVKTIAERFHDQVEVVLPVHKNPTVANVVNETLGSLPNVVLTEPLDYEPFIHLMKASYLVLTDSGGVQEEAPSLGKPVLVLRDKTERPEAVGAGTVKLVGANEALIVNETTKLLVDKGEYDKISQAVNPYGDGRAAVRTIYFLLKYFGSADSSPEEFNA from the coding sequence ATGTTCGTTTTTGGGACAAGGCCGGAAGCGATCAAAATGGCGCCGGTCGTCAACGAATGCCGCAAATATCCGGAATTTCTTGAGACACTGGTCGTAGTTACCGGCCAGCACCGGCAGATGCTTGACCAGGTTTTGCGTATTTTCAAGATCGAGCCCGACTATGATCTTGGCATTATGGAAGCGAACCAGACCCTGACCAGCATAGTGACCAAAACTTTGGCCGGGGTCGAAGAGATCATCCTGAACGAGCGGCCGGATATTCTGCTGGTCCAGGGAGATACTTCAACCGCCTTTGCGGCCGGCTTGTCCGCTTTCTATTATAAAATCACGTTGGGCCATATTGAAGCGGGGCTAAGGACTTTTGACAAATGGCAGCCGTATCCGGAAGAGATCAATCGTAAATTATTGACTTCCCTGGCCGACCTTCATTTCCCGCCGACTAAAACGGCCCTTGATCATTTGCTGGCCGAAAAGGTCAACCGGGAAGCGATCTGTCTGACCGGCAACACTGTTATTGACGCCCTGTTCGAGGTTGCCGGACGGGAATACGATCTGGCCCGGACCGGGATCAAATTGACCCCAGGGAAAAAATTAGTCCTGGTGACGACCCATCGCCGGGAAAACTGGGGAGTACCCCTCCGGGGCATCTGTTCCGCGGTCAAAACGATCGCCGAGCGTTTTCACGATCAGGTAGAAGTTGTTCTGCCGGTCCACAAAAATCCGACAGTTGCCAACGTAGTCAATGAGACATTAGGGAGCCTGCCGAACGTTGTCCTGACCGAACCGTTGGACTATGAGCCGTTCATTCACCTGATGAAGGCAAGCTATCTGGTCCTGACCGATTCTGGCGGAGTTCAGGAAGAGGCTCCGTCGCTTGGTAAACCGGTCCTGGTTTTGCGTGATAAGACCGAGCGGCCGGAGGCGGTGGGGGCCGGAACGGTTAAACTGGTCGGGGCAAATGAAGCGCTGATCGTTAACGAGACCACCAAACTGCTGGTGGATAAAGGGGAATACGATAAAATATCGCAAGCGGTCAACCCTTACGGCGACGGCCGGGCGGCGGTCAGAACGATCTATTTTTTGCTCAAATATTTTGGCTCGGCTGACAGCAGTCCAGAGGAATTTAATGCATAA
- a CDS encoding diacylglycerol kinase family protein, which produces MPKRFIRSFKYAQDGVKYALLSQRNMWIHSVMAFAVLTASVSLRISTAEWLVVIILISNVFAFELINTAMEEVVNMLKPEPHPLAALAKNASAAAVLMISGGAAIAGLVIFLPKVLNL; this is translated from the coding sequence ATGCCGAAGCGTTTTATACGAAGTTTTAAGTACGCGCAGGACGGGGTCAAATATGCGCTGCTCTCCCAGCGGAACATGTGGATCCACTCGGTCATGGCGTTCGCGGTCCTGACCGCTTCGGTTTCGCTCAGGATCAGCACGGCCGAGTGGCTGGTCGTTATTATCCTGATCTCCAATGTTTTTGCGTTTGAGTTGATCAATACCGCGATGGAAGAGGTGGTGAACATGCTCAAGCCCGAACCCCATCCGCTGGCGGCGCTGGCGAAAAATGCTTCCGCCGCGGCAGTGTTAATGATCTCGGGAGGAGCGGCGATCGCCGGGTTGGTCATTTTTTTGCCAAAGGTCTTGAACTTATGA
- a CDS encoding V-type ATP synthase subunit K, whose product MSIGLALALFGAAIAALFGAIGSAWGISIAAEASGGVLSEDPEKFGKVLVLLALPGTQGFYGFLGAFYIMLKIFIVGGSAPISLSAGLQLLASGIPVGLAGFFSAYFQGRASASSIYFIAKRPDELGKAIILPAMVETYAVLGLLATILMVSWIKI is encoded by the coding sequence ATGTCCATTGGTTTGGCTTTGGCCCTTTTTGGTGCGGCAATCGCCGCGTTGTTCGGCGCGATCGGTTCGGCCTGGGGGATCTCGATCGCCGCGGAAGCTTCAGGAGGAGTATTAAGCGAGGACCCGGAAAAGTTCGGTAAGGTCTTGGTCCTGCTCGCTTTGCCGGGAACCCAGGGATTTTATGGTTTTCTGGGGGCATTTTACATTATGCTCAAGATCTTTATTGTCGGTGGATCGGCCCCGATATCCCTTTCGGCCGGACTGCAGCTCCTGGCCTCCGGCATTCCGGTCGGTCTGGCCGGTTTTTTCTCGGCTTATTTCCAGGGTCGGGCCTCGGCCTCCAGCATTTATTTTATCGCCAAACGGCCCGATGAGCTTGGTAAAGCAATAATCCTGCCGGCCATGGTCGAGACTTACGCCGTCCTGGGGCTCCTGGCCACCATTTTAATGGTCTCCTGGATCAAGATCTAA
- the murA gene encoding UDP-N-acetylglucosamine 1-carboxyvinyltransferase, with product MHKLIIHGGRPLEGEVTVSGSKNAALPILAATIMLPGRSVIRNIPNLSDVTTIVRVLRALGLRAEYSQSNPNTVNVWNFQVRHVAPYELVTKMRASFFVIGPILAVKGLAKIPLPGGCAIGSRPVDIHIKGLTALGAEVQLEHGFVIAKTKKLRGGKVYLDFPSVGATETVMMAAALADGDSIIENAAREPEILDLANFLNRAGAKIEGAGTEEIRVSGVNTLMPVDYTIIPDRIEAGTLLVAGAITGGKVLVKGAAPDHMEATLVKLKECGAEVACGPDGILVSARQGISAADIKTLPYPGFPTDMQPQFASLLSLANGTSVITETVFENRFMHVNELKRMGANIRLEGQSAIITGVPKLSGAPVRVSDLRAGAALVLAGLAAEGETIIEDRDHHIRRGYDKITSKLTGLGAEIKDHQ from the coding sequence ATGCATAAATTGATCATTCACGGCGGCCGCCCTCTTGAAGGAGAAGTCACTGTCTCCGGTTCCAAAAATGCCGCCCTCCCGATTTTAGCCGCCACGATCATGCTTCCGGGGCGCTCGGTTATCCGCAATATTCCCAATCTTTCTGACGTAACGACGATAGTCCGGGTCCTTAGGGCGCTTGGCCTGCGGGCCGAATATTCGCAATCGAACCCGAATACGGTCAATGTTTGGAACTTTCAGGTCCGTCATGTCGCTCCCTATGAACTGGTAACCAAAATGCGCGCCTCATTTTTTGTGATCGGGCCGATCCTGGCGGTCAAGGGATTGGCGAAGATCCCGCTTCCGGGTGGGTGCGCCATCGGTTCGCGGCCGGTTGATATTCACATTAAGGGATTGACAGCCTTGGGGGCCGAAGTTCAGCTGGAGCATGGTTTTGTTATTGCCAAGACCAAAAAATTACGCGGCGGCAAGGTTTACCTCGATTTCCCTTCGGTTGGAGCGACCGAAACAGTGATGATGGCGGCCGCATTGGCCGATGGAGATTCGATCATTGAGAATGCGGCGCGCGAACCAGAGATCCTTGACCTGGCCAATTTTCTCAACCGGGCTGGAGCGAAGATCGAGGGGGCGGGGACCGAAGAGATCAGGGTTAGCGGGGTCAACACCTTAATGCCGGTCGATTACACGATCATTCCCGACCGGATCGAAGCGGGGACCCTGCTGGTTGCCGGGGCGATAACCGGAGGGAAAGTTCTGGTCAAAGGGGCAGCTCCCGACCATATGGAAGCGACTCTGGTAAAATTAAAAGAGTGCGGAGCCGAAGTCGCTTGCGGACCGGACGGGATCCTGGTTTCTGCCAGGCAGGGGATCAGCGCGGCTGACATTAAAACCCTTCCGTACCCGGGATTTCCGACCGACATGCAGCCGCAGTTCGCCTCTCTTTTGTCACTGGCCAACGGGACCTCGGTCATTACTGAAACAGTCTTTGAAAATCGGTTCATGCATGTTAATGAATTGAAAAGGATGGGGGCCAATATCCGCCTGGAAGGGCAAAGCGCGATCATTACCGGGGTTCCCAAGCTTTCCGGGGCGCCGGTCAGGGTTTCTGACCTGCGGGCCGGGGCGGCTCTGGTCCTGGCGGGTCTTGCGGCCGAGGGGGAGACGATCATTGAGGACCGCGACCATCATATCCGCAGAGGTTATGATAAGATTACAAGCAAATTGACCGGCCTGGGGGCGGAGATCAAAGACCACCAATGA
- a CDS encoding V-type ATPase subunit has translation MVRFAFAIGRIRSLETQLLDESRLLRLVDAHDLNAAFLILREIPFHAAEIDKLDNSFDFELLLKNELAATKALIDSFAPGDELIKALWQKNDSNLALIDYIELLEKSASRLGNPLFSRYVAAYAALNRLKLDLLSGTHEPNAMIERFRYTVYARPVAIGLEELKKSGSLFGLEREIDNYLMMIMKNARYLSFGIEPLLGYLFAREHEVRMLRLVLTGKLLQVKVDQLRERLRTTYV, from the coding sequence ATGGTTAGATTTGCTTTTGCGATCGGCCGGATACGTTCCCTTGAGACGCAGCTGCTTGACGAAAGCCGCCTGCTCCGGTTGGTCGACGCCCACGACCTTAACGCCGCTTTCCTCATTTTAAGAGAGATCCCTTTCCATGCCGCCGAGATCGACAAGCTCGATAATTCCTTTGATTTTGAATTGCTCCTGAAAAACGAACTGGCGGCGACCAAAGCGCTCATTGATTCCTTTGCCCCGGGGGACGAATTGATTAAAGCCCTGTGGCAAAAAAACGACTCCAACCTGGCGCTGATCGATTATATTGAGCTTTTGGAAAAGAGCGCGAGCCGCTTGGGGAACCCCCTTTTTAGCCGGTACGTTGCCGCTTATGCCGCGCTGAACCGTTTGAAGCTCGATCTTCTGTCCGGGACCCATGAGCCAAACGCGATGATCGAACGGTTCCGTTACACCGTTTACGCCCGGCCGGTCGCCATTGGGCTTGAAGAGCTTAAAAAAAGCGGGAGTCTCTTTGGCCTGGAACGTGAAATAGACAACTATTTAATGATGATCATGAAAAACGCCAGGTACCTCTCGTTTGGCATTGAACCGCTGCTCGGCTACCTTTTTGCCCGCGAGCACGAGGTCAGGATGCTTCGCCTGGTCCTGACCGGAAAACTTCTCCAGGTCAAAGTAGACCAGCTTCGGGAAAGGCTGAGGACAACTTATGTCTAA
- a CDS encoding V-type ATP synthase subunit I: MSLIKMRKLAIIGHQDSRAALLNFLQEAGVIQVTPLALGQPLNSASENYELFLTEIKAAIGVLDAAAGVKKSFIESFAPYKETIKQEVLAQTARKFDWRQVIAEINKIENELANLKNLEGKLLADLQLLRPFSGVKAPLNSLNSRGNLMIIAGSCRTKALIKFQTAFAARIKAGELVIAGQTTEKTFLFVVTITAEAAATALLLDDHNFEKISLPISKLTPAEEADQIEALLKKIETDRLTFRSELASLVRHKKQLTYIYDHYLQKNNERSARERLAYTEKAFILTGWLPQEKLDKLKSDLEKLDPALAAQEIEPDKGEQPPSMIENPGIFQPFELITKIFGPPSTTDMDPTAPLSFFFILFFALCLSDVGYGILLAVAAIYYKKTLTLSEGGKNLLNLLLWGGIATVFAGIITGSYFAIDLNTLPVHLSGPLKKLQLIDPVKNPLNMLIISLIIGIVQIITGLALGLYWKIRNGEYLEGIFDYGLWIFFLLALVLYGTTTALGHSTSLLFSRLSIGGAIALVLTQGRKESGLIKKGIFGILSLYRTTSFLGDTLSYSRILALMMTTSIIGMVINIIADLTKGSVPLLGYLIMAVVLIIGHIFNLVISVLGAFVHSARLQLVEYFGKFYEGGGKLFKPFRRETVYTIIETK, translated from the coding sequence ATGTCGTTAATAAAAATGCGGAAGCTGGCCATTATTGGCCACCAGGATTCCCGCGCGGCTTTATTGAACTTTCTCCAAGAAGCCGGAGTGATCCAGGTCACCCCTCTCGCCTTGGGCCAGCCACTGAACAGCGCATCTGAAAATTACGAACTGTTCTTAACCGAGATCAAAGCCGCTATCGGGGTCCTTGACGCCGCGGCCGGAGTAAAAAAAAGTTTTATTGAAAGCTTTGCTCCCTACAAGGAAACGATCAAGCAGGAAGTCTTGGCCCAAACTGCCAGAAAATTTGACTGGCGTCAGGTAATCGCGGAGATCAATAAGATCGAGAACGAACTTGCCAACCTCAAAAACCTGGAAGGGAAATTATTGGCCGATCTCCAGCTGCTGCGTCCCTTTAGCGGGGTTAAGGCCCCCCTGAACTCATTGAACAGCCGAGGAAACCTGATGATCATTGCCGGAAGCTGCCGGACCAAAGCGCTCATTAAATTTCAGACAGCTTTCGCTGCCAGGATCAAAGCCGGAGAGCTGGTGATCGCCGGTCAAACCACGGAAAAAACCTTTCTTTTTGTAGTCACCATCACGGCTGAGGCGGCTGCGACAGCGCTGCTGCTTGACGATCACAATTTTGAAAAGATCAGCCTGCCAATCTCCAAGCTAACTCCGGCCGAGGAAGCTGATCAAATTGAAGCCTTATTAAAAAAGATCGAAACTGACCGGCTTACTTTTAGATCGGAATTAGCTTCGCTGGTCAGACATAAAAAGCAATTGACCTATATTTACGACCACTACCTGCAGAAAAACAATGAAAGATCGGCCAGGGAACGGCTGGCCTATACTGAAAAAGCATTTATTTTGACCGGTTGGCTGCCGCAAGAAAAACTGGATAAGCTCAAGAGCGACCTGGAAAAGCTCGATCCGGCTCTCGCGGCCCAGGAGATCGAACCGGACAAAGGAGAGCAGCCGCCATCAATGATCGAGAATCCCGGCATCTTTCAACCTTTTGAACTGATCACCAAGATCTTTGGCCCCCCCTCCACAACCGATATGGACCCCACCGCTCCTCTATCGTTCTTTTTTATATTATTTTTTGCCCTCTGTCTTTCTGACGTCGGCTACGGGATCCTGCTGGCAGTGGCAGCCATTTACTATAAGAAGACCCTGACCTTAAGCGAAGGGGGAAAAAACCTGCTTAACCTTCTCCTGTGGGGAGGGATCGCGACCGTTTTTGCCGGGATCATCACCGGCAGTTATTTTGCGATCGATCTTAACACCCTCCCCGTTCATTTGAGTGGACCGTTAAAAAAACTACAACTGATCGATCCGGTCAAGAACCCGTTGAACATGCTGATCATCTCTCTCATCATAGGGATCGTCCAGATCATCACCGGCCTGGCTCTTGGCTTATACTGGAAGATCAGGAACGGAGAATACCTTGAAGGGATATTTGATTATGGGCTGTGGATATTTTTTCTGCTCGCGCTGGTCCTCTATGGCACGACAACTGCGCTTGGCCACTCGACCAGCCTCCTGTTCAGCCGTCTCTCGATCGGCGGCGCCATTGCCCTGGTCCTGACCCAGGGGCGCAAAGAGTCGGGCTTGATCAAGAAAGGGATATTCGGGATATTAAGCCTTTACCGAACGACCAGCTTCCTGGGGGATACCCTTTCTTATTCCAGGATCCTTGCCCTGATGATGACCACCTCGATCATTGGGATGGTCATCAATATAATCGCCGACCTGACCAAAGGGAGCGTTCCGCTCCTGGGCTATTTGATCATGGCGGTCGTTTTGATCATTGGACACATTTTTAATCTGGTTATCTCGGTCCTGGGGGCTTTTGTCCACTCGGCCAGGCTGCAGCTGGTCGAATATTTCGGCAAATTCTATGAGGGAGGAGGAAAGCTGTTCAAGCCCTTCCGTCGCGAAACGGTCTATACTATAATAGAAACAAAATAA
- a CDS encoding V-type ATP synthase subunit A — protein sequence MIKKVAGPLVIAELSGAKKADLVFVGTQRLIGEVIELRGSSASIQVYEETAGLKVGDPVESTGAPLSVELGPGMIGAIFDGIQRPLDKLKLKAGAFIPRGLYVDPLSRDKKWTFVPLAAPGDEVKGGDILGTVQETPLVSHKIMVPPGVAGKIEKLNNGDFTIEETIAVISGKPVTMLQKSPVRKRRQLGKKEPVSVPLVTGQRVVDTLFPIGKGGAACVPGPFGAGKTVIQHQFAKWSDADIIVYVGCGERGNEMTDVLKEFPELKDPKSGRPLMERTILIANTSNMPIAAREASVYTGAAIAEYFRDMGYHVALFADSTSRWAEALREMSGRLEEMPGEEGYPAYLGSRLADFYERAGSGRCLGRPERHGSLTIIGSVSPPGGDLSEPVVQNTLRVAKVFWGLDETLAHKRHFPAINWLLSYSLYADNLGRYFNEKVSENFNQLRQQAMRLLAQEADLEEIVRLVGLESISPREQLVLFVAKSLREDFLYQSAFDPVDQYSSLGKQHLILQTILDLHQLGEKALADGVEIEAIRKIGTMEKIARARFSAEAEIKTTRQQLRDEFNNLRSGKNG from the coding sequence ATGATAAAAAAAGTTGCCGGGCCCCTGGTCATTGCCGAATTATCTGGAGCAAAAAAAGCCGATCTGGTCTTTGTCGGGACCCAACGCCTGATCGGCGAAGTAATCGAACTTCGCGGCAGCAGCGCTTCGATCCAGGTTTACGAAGAGACTGCCGGACTTAAAGTCGGCGATCCGGTCGAATCGACCGGCGCCCCGCTTTCGGTCGAACTCGGGCCCGGCATGATCGGCGCGATCTTTGACGGGATCCAGCGGCCTCTGGACAAGCTCAAACTTAAAGCGGGGGCTTTTATCCCGCGGGGCCTCTATGTTGACCCCCTCTCCCGGGACAAAAAATGGACCTTTGTTCCGCTGGCCGCTCCTGGCGATGAGGTCAAGGGAGGGGATATTTTGGGGACCGTCCAGGAAACTCCGCTGGTCAGCCATAAGATCATGGTCCCGCCGGGAGTCGCCGGAAAGATCGAAAAGCTCAACAACGGCGATTTCACGATCGAGGAAACGATCGCCGTTATCTCCGGGAAACCGGTCACGATGCTGCAAAAAAGCCCGGTCCGCAAACGACGCCAGCTTGGCAAAAAAGAGCCTGTCTCTGTCCCGCTGGTCACCGGCCAGCGGGTAGTCGACACCCTCTTCCCGATCGGCAAAGGCGGCGCGGCCTGCGTTCCCGGGCCCTTTGGCGCCGGCAAGACCGTGATCCAGCACCAGTTCGCCAAATGGTCTGACGCCGATATCATTGTTTACGTTGGCTGCGGCGAACGGGGGAACGAGATGACCGATGTGCTCAAAGAATTCCCGGAATTAAAAGACCCCAAATCAGGCCGGCCGCTGATGGAGCGGACTATCCTCATTGCCAACACTTCCAACATGCCGATCGCCGCCCGCGAAGCCTCTGTCTACACCGGCGCCGCGATCGCCGAATATTTCCGCGATATGGGATACCATGTCGCACTCTTCGCCGATTCAACCTCCCGCTGGGCCGAAGCGTTGCGCGAAATGTCCGGCCGCCTTGAAGAGATGCCGGGCGAAGAAGGTTACCCGGCCTACCTTGGCTCCCGTTTGGCTGATTTCTATGAGCGGGCCGGCTCCGGCCGCTGCCTGGGAAGACCCGAACGACACGGTTCGCTAACTATTATCGGTTCGGTCTCCCCTCCCGGAGGCGACCTGTCCGAACCGGTCGTGCAAAATACCCTGCGGGTCGCTAAAGTTTTCTGGGGACTGGACGAAACTCTGGCCCACAAGCGGCATTTCCCGGCGATCAACTGGCTTCTCTCCTATTCACTTTATGCCGACAACCTGGGGCGTTATTTCAACGAAAAAGTCTCCGAAAATTTCAACCAGCTCCGCCAGCAGGCAATGAGGCTCCTGGCCCAGGAGGCCGATCTGGAAGAGATCGTCCGGCTGGTCGGGCTTGAATCGATCTCTCCCAGGGAGCAACTGGTCCTCTTTGTCGCCAAATCACTCCGCGAAGATTTTCTCTACCAGAGCGCCTTTGACCCGGTCGATCAATATTCCTCGCTTGGCAAACAGCATCTGATCCTGCAAACGATCCTGGACCTGCATCAGCTGGGAGAAAAAGCGCTGGCCGACGGAGTGGAGATCGAAGCGATCAGGAAGATCGGGACCATGGAAAAGATCGCCCGCGCCCGTTTTTCAGCCGAAGCGGAGATCAAGACCACCAGACAACAGCTAAGGGATGAATTCAATAATTTAAGGAGCGGGAAAAATGGTTAA
- a CDS encoding undecaprenyl/decaprenyl-phosphate alpha-N-acetylglucosaminyl 1-phosphate transferase: protein MHIFLPSFLVALLVTVFCTPVARKLAFKIGAVDRPNDRKIHSTDIPRIGGIAIYAGFLAAVIFGLLLGYFTGVRFNPRPIFGVLIGGTIVFLSGLKDDLKGSRPLTKLAWQSLAAVVAIYFGIEITFFSNPFNGIVPLFGFIAIPLTILWLVGMTNAINLIDGLDGLATGVIAISAGTLFFVALRTHQVEAALLIIAIAGAALGFLRYNFFPASIFLGDSGSYLLGFIVASASIIGVFKTTLVVALIVPLLILGVPIFDTTFAILRRIKEKKSPFAADNRHIHHVLIRAGLTQREAVMSIYIVCFLLSATALIMSLQR, encoded by the coding sequence ATGCATATTTTTCTCCCAAGCTTCCTTGTCGCTTTGCTAGTAACCGTTTTTTGCACACCGGTCGCTAGAAAATTAGCCTTTAAAATAGGGGCAGTTGATCGTCCCAACGACCGGAAAATCCATTCTACTGATATTCCCAGGATCGGCGGGATCGCGATCTACGCCGGTTTTTTAGCCGCTGTTATTTTTGGTCTGCTGCTTGGTTATTTTACCGGGGTCCGCTTTAATCCTCGGCCGATCTTTGGGGTCCTGATCGGCGGGACGATCGTTTTTCTTTCCGGGCTCAAGGATGACCTCAAGGGATCGCGTCCGTTGACCAAGCTTGCCTGGCAGAGCCTGGCCGCGGTCGTCGCGATATATTTTGGGATCGAGATCACCTTTTTCTCCAATCCTTTTAACGGGATCGTCCCGCTTTTTGGTTTTATCGCTATTCCTTTGACCATCCTTTGGCTGGTCGGGATGACCAACGCTATCAACCTGATCGATGGCTTGGATGGCCTGGCGACCGGAGTGATCGCGATCTCGGCCGGGACCCTGTTTTTTGTGGCGCTCCGGACCCATCAGGTTGAAGCTGCCCTTCTTATTATCGCGATCGCCGGAGCGGCCCTTGGTTTTTTAAGATATAATTTTTTTCCCGCGTCGATATTCCTGGGAGATTCCGGGAGCTATCTGCTTGGTTTTATTGTCGCTTCCGCTTCGATCATCGGTGTTTTTAAAACGACCCTGGTCGTTGCCCTGATCGTCCCGCTCCTGATCCTGGGGGTGCCGATCTTTGACACGACTTTCGCGATCCTGCGCCGGATCAAAGAGAAAAAAAGCCCCTTTGCGGCAGACAACCGGCATATCCATCATGTTCTGATCAGGGCCGGCCTGACCCAGCGGGAAGCGGTCATGTCGATCTATATCGTTTGTTTTTTGCTTAGCGCGACCGCGTTGATCATGTCGTTGCAGAGATAG
- a CDS encoding V-type ATP synthase subunit B — MVKVNEIAGPLVLVEGVKGVAYDELVEVKLASGEVRSGKVLEVLDDKALIQVFEGTEGLEINNLTFRFSGRGLELPVSRDIMGRIFSGLGRPLDGAPRILPEKKLDVNGSPINPFARDYPDDFIQTGISTIDGLNTLSRGQKLPIFSGSGLPHSRIAAQIARQASVKNKDEKFAVVFGALGITYEESEFFIANFRKTGAIENSVLFVNLASDPAIERIATPRLALTAAEYLAFDLEMHVLVIITDMTNYCESLREVSAARREVPGRRGYPGYLYTDMATLYERAGRIKEKNGSITLLPILTMPDDDKTHPIPDLTGYITEGQIILGRDLERKGIYPPIDPLPSLSRLRDKAIGQGRTREDHAGVANQLFAAYARGREVRELVVILGEAALSEIDKKYLQFADEFENKFIRQSENENRTIETTLQIAWSLLKILPREELKRIKDEIIDKYADQS, encoded by the coding sequence ATGGTTAAAGTCAACGAGATCGCCGGACCGCTGGTCCTGGTTGAAGGGGTTAAAGGGGTCGCTTATGATGAATTGGTCGAGGTCAAACTGGCCAGCGGCGAGGTCCGGTCGGGAAAAGTCCTGGAAGTGCTTGACGATAAAGCGCTGATCCAGGTCTTTGAAGGGACCGAAGGGCTGGAGATCAACAATTTAACGTTTCGTTTTAGCGGCCGGGGGCTTGAGCTGCCGGTCTCCCGCGATATTATGGGTAGGATCTTCTCCGGCCTGGGCCGGCCGCTCGACGGAGCGCCGCGGATCCTGCCGGAAAAAAAGCTCGACGTTAACGGTTCGCCGATCAACCCGTTTGCCCGCGACTACCCGGACGACTTCATCCAGACCGGGATCTCGACCATTGACGGGCTCAACACCCTTTCGCGAGGGCAAAAGCTCCCTATTTTCTCGGGATCCGGCCTTCCCCATTCGCGCATTGCCGCGCAGATCGCCCGCCAGGCCAGCGTCAAGAACAAGGACGAAAAGTTCGCCGTAGTTTTCGGCGCGCTGGGGATCACCTATGAAGAGTCGGAGTTTTTTATTGCCAACTTCCGCAAGACCGGAGCGATCGAAAACTCCGTCTTGTTCGTTAATCTTGCTTCCGACCCGGCGATCGAACGGATCGCCACGCCGCGCCTCGCCCTGACCGCCGCCGAATATCTTGCCTTTGACCTGGAAATGCACGTCCTGGTCATTATTACCGATATGACCAACTACTGCGAAAGTTTGCGCGAAGTCTCGGCCGCCCGGCGCGAAGTTCCGGGACGCCGGGGGTATCCCGGATATCTTTACACCGACATGGCCACTTTGTACGAACGGGCCGGCCGGATCAAGGAGAAGAACGGTTCGATCACCCTCCTGCCGATCCTGACCATGCCGGACGATGACAAAACCCATCCGATCCCCGACCTGACCGGCTACATTACCGAAGGGCAGATCATTTTGGGACGCGACCTGGAACGCAAAGGAATCTACCCCCCGATCGACCCGCTCCCGTCGCTCTCGCGCCTGCGCGACAAAGCGATCGGTCAGGGACGAACACGCGAGGACCATGCCGGCGTCGCCAATCAGCTGTTTGCCGCCTACGCGCGGGGCCGGGAGGTCCGGGAACTTGTCGTCATTTTAGGTGAAGCGGCCCTCTCCGAGATCGACAAGAAATATCTTCAATTCGCCGACGAATTTGAAAATAAGTTCATCCGCCAGAGCGAGAACGAGAACCGGACGATCGAAACCACTCTCCAGATAGCCTGGTCGCTCCTCAAGATCCTGCCGCGCGAAGAACTTAAACGGATCAAGGATGAAATAATCGATAAATATGCGGATCAAAGTTAA